The DNA region AATGATGGGGGCGGATAACCTGCACCTGCTGGTTCGCGAACACCTGCTCATGGCCAATGCCACAACGGACACCGATCCAGCAATGCGGCTGGGGCCCCAGGTCATCCGGAATACACGTCTGGTCCATTGGGTCAACCAGGGAACGCCCAAATCTCAGGTTGCCGTGTGGGCGGGCCTGAAGAATGAAAAAGGGCTGTATCACCTGGCCGCGCATTTCAACCCGCAGCTCGACACGCATTTACCCGGCTGATGCTTGACACGGGCGGAGCTGCTGCACACCTGCAGGTGAAGCAGGCATGGCCATGCTCGCATGGGACGCACGTCGACGCGCCCCTCAGTTCACAAGCGCTCGATCGCCAACCAGCACCAGTTGCTGGCGCTGGCCAACAAGCCACCTGATCCGGCGAGAGTGCTGGGTCCAGCTCCGACTACCTGACAGCACCGAGGTGCTGGCCACCTGATCAACATCCACCGCCGTCGACCGAGCACCTGGTGCTGGTGCGCTTTGTGCTGCGCTGCGCGGGGTCGTCTCAGAAAACGGAAAATAAAGCACGCTAAGACGGTGGCAGCGGTCGCAATGGCCTGAACTTCCCCGCACCGACCTTGGCACTGCTGCGCCATAGGTAATCGCCGGTCAGGTTGATATGCTCCCACCCCAGCGGTGACAGATATTGCAGCAACGTGTCGTCCAGCGCCTTGCCGTGGGCACGCAAAGCACTGGTGGCACGCTCCAGATAGACCGTGTTCCACAACACGATGGCCGCCGTCACCAGATTGAGGCCGCTGGCCCGGTAGCGCTGCTGCTCAAAACTGCGGTCGCGGATTTCACCCAATCGGTAGAAGAAGACCGCCCTGGCCAGCGCGTTGCGCGCCTCGCCCTTATTCAGCCCCGCATGGACGCGGCGGCGCAGCTCCACGCTTTGCAGCCAATCCAGAATGAACAGCGTGCGCTCGATGCGCCCCAGCTCGCGCAGGGCGACGGCCAAGCCGTTTTGGCGCGGATAGCTGCCGAGCTTGCGCAGCATCAGCGAGGCCGTCACCGTGCCCTGCTTGATCGAAGTGGCCAGCCGTAGGATTTCATCCCAATGAGCGCGAATAGCCTTGATGTTCAGCCTGTCGCTGCTAATCATCGGCTTGAGTGCATCGTAGGCAGTATCGCCCTTGGGAATGAACAGCTTGGTGTCGCCCAGGTCGCGGATGCGCGGCGCGAACCGGAATCCCAGAAAGTGCATCAGGCCGAACACATGATCGGTGAAGCCCGCCGTGTCGGTGTAGTGTTCCTCGATACGCAAGTCAGACTCGTGGTACAGCAGGCCATCGAGCACATAGGTCGAGTCGCGCAAGCCGACGTTGACCACCTTGGCGCTGAAGGGCGCGTATTGGTCGGAGATATGGGTATAGAACGTCCGCCCAGGGCTACTTCCATACTTCGGATTGATATGCCCGGTGCTCTCTGCCTTGCTGCCGGTTCGGAAGTTCTGGCCGTCCGACGATGACGTGGTGCCGTCGCCCCAGTTTCCGGCGAAGGGTTGTCGAAACTGTGCGTTCACCAGCTCGGCCAGCGCCGTCGAATAGGTTTCGTCGCGAACGTGCCAGGCTTGCAGCCAAGACAGCTTGGCGTAGGTGGTGCCAGGGCAGGACTCGGCCATCTTGGTGAGCCCAAGATTGATACCATCAGCCAGAATCGTCGTCATCAGCAAGGTTTTGTCCTTGGCCGTGTCGCCGGTCTTCAGGTGTGTGAAGTGGCGCGTGAAGCCCGTCCATTCATCGACCTCCATCAGCAACTCGGTGATCTTGAGGTGCGGCAGCAACATCGCCGACTGGTCAATCAAGGCTTGCGCGGCGTCTGGCACCGCTGCGTCCAGCGGCGTGATCTTCAGGCCCGATGCAGTGGTGATGATGGCATCCGGTAAGTCGTTGGTCGCCGCCATGCGGTTGACTGTGGCGAGTTGCGCCTCCAATAATTCCAGTCGGTCATGCAGATATTGGTCGCAGTCGGTGGCCACGGCCAGTGGCAATTCGCTGGCCAGCTTCAGGGTGGCGAACTTCTCGATCGGCACCAGGTATTCGTCGAAGTCCTTGAACTGGCGCGAACCCTGCACCCAAACATCACCAGAGCGCAGTGCGTTCTTCAGCTCCGACAGGGCGCATAACTCGTAGTAACGCCGGTCAATACCCTCGTCGGTCAGAACCAGCTTTGCCCAGCGCGGCTTGATGAATGCGGTTGGCGCATCGGCGGGCACCTTGCGCGCGCTGTCGCTGTTCATGCCGCGCAGCACGTCGATGGCATCGAGCACACCCTTGGCGGTGGGCGCGGCGCGCAGTTTGAGCACGTCCAGGAACTGCGGCGCATAGCGGCGCAGCGTGGCGTAACTCTCGCCGATATGGTGCAGGAAATCAAAATCGGCAGGCCGCGCCAGCGTTTGCGCCTCGGTGACGCTGGCGGCGAAGGTGTCCCACGGCATGACCGCTTCGATGGCGGCGAACGGATCGCCGCCGCTTTGTTTGGCTTCAATCAGCGCCTGACCGATGCGGCCATACATCCGCACCTTGTCGTTGATCGCCTTGCCGGAAGCCTGGAACTGCTGTTGATGCTTGTTCTTGGCCGCATTGAACAGCTTGCCGATGATGCGGTCGTGAAGGTCGATGATTTCATCAGTGACGGTGGCCATGCCCTCGATGGCCAGTGCTACCAAGGTGGCGTAACGCCGCTGCGACTCGAACTTGGCCAGGTCGGCGGGCGTCATCTGGCCGCCCTCGCGGGCGATCTTGAGCAAGCGGTTTTGGTGTACCTGCCGTTCGATGCCAGCAGGTAGGTCAAGCGCCTGCCAGGCTTTGAGGCGTTCGATGTGTTCAAGCATGTGGCGCGAGTTCGGCTTGGCGGGCGATTGGCGCAGCCACGCTAGCCACGTCATTTTGCTACCATCCTTGCGCTTGAGCAGTTCGTCCAGGCGCTGGCGATGGACAGGTATCAAGGAATCGGCCAATGCCGCATGGATGCTCCGGTTGGCACGGGTAATGGCCTCGGCGCTTGCGCGCTCGATGGCATTCATGGCGGGTAGGATGATGCTCTGCCGCCGCAGGTTTTCAACAAGGGTGCTGGCCAGCACAATGCCTTTGTCTGTTTGCAAGGCCAGTTCGGTCAATGTATGCACGGCTTGCCGGTAGTGACTCATGGTGAAGGGCTTGAATCCAAACACCGTTTGCAGCTCGACCAAGTGCTCCCGCCGTGTCTGCTCGCGCTGGCCGTAATCGTTCCAGCTTTCCACCGGCACCTTGAGTTGTGCGGCCACCATGCGCAGCAGGGGCGGAAATGGAGGTTCATCGACGCCCAAGAAGATGCCAGGGAATCGCAAGTAGCAAAGCTGCACGGCGAAGCCCAATCGATTCGCGGCGCCGCGACGCTGACGGATCACCGACAGGTCGGTTTCGTTGAACGTGTAGTGCCGTATCAGCTCGTCTTTGGCATCTGGCAGTGCCAGCAGACTTTCGCGCTCGGTGGCGGACAGGATTGAGCGGCGTGGCATGGTCAGTCTTCCCGCAGGTACTGGTACAAGGTTTCGCGGCTGATGCCGAAGTCACGGGCCACCAAGGTTTTTTGTTTGACGATGACCCCAGCCCGACATTTCGCTGGACTGCGCTGAAGCCCGATACAGCAGGTTTATCAATAACTTACGCGCGTCCATCATATGCCGGTGCTTTCCGAAACCTGACCCGGCTTCCGCTCTCGCGGCCCCTATGTGGCTCTTGGAAACCGGGTCTTTCCGAGGAGTCATCGTGGCCAAGATCAAGCTCACCAAGACCGCCGTGGAGACGGCGCAACCCCAGGCGCAGGACATCGAACTGCGGGACACCGTGGTGCCCGGCTTCCTGTGCAAGATTACCCCGGCGGGCCGCCGGGTATTCATGCTCCAGTACCGCACGAACGCGGGCGAGCGTCGCAAACCTGCCTTGGGCCTGTTCGGGGAACTGACCGTCGAGCAGGCCCGCGTCATGGCGCAGGACTGGCTGGCTGAAGTTCGCCGGGGCGGCGATCCCGGGGTCCCCTCGTTTTCAGTGCAATAACTGGCGGTACGCAAACCCAGCACTGGCGCGGGGGTGGTGTTGGTAGATCGTTGATTCTGTTGGCTTTCCTGTTCACCTTCAAATCCGGGATTCGTGGCGTCAAACCGTGATCGGTTTCATCCGTTGGTGCCAGTTATCGGTGCTCCCTGCCGCGAGGGCAGGATTTGGTCGGCATAACGGTCAACAGGAAAGCGGAACACGCCTCGCAGGTTGATGCTTTCCAGCCTGGTGGGAGCAATTTTTCCGATCAGTTCCGGCGGAATGGCCTGGCGGCGGTTCGACCAGCGATCCAGAACAGCCTGCATTTGTGACGTGTTCCACGCCATGACGATGTTGGCCAGCAGACTCAACGCGTCGGCCACAGCCTGCATTTCGTCCACACGTTTGGCCTGTGCCGGGCTGATCCGGCCGGTGTAAATGGCGCGCTTGAGGGCGTTGACCGCCTCCCCCGGTTGAGCACCCGGCGCAATTCATTCCTGAAAGCGTCCTTAACAAAGTAGTCGGCAAGGAACGCGGTTCGCAGCAAACGTCCCAATTGCACGCCAGCGTCATAGATGGGGTCACCCTGGGCAGCAGAGCCAAACCGCGCCAGTGCTGCCACCGCACTGGCGTGACCACTCATGACCGAAGCCGCCAGATGCACCAGGCTGTCCCAATGCTTTTCGATCAGGGCAACGTCAACATTGGCCTCGCACACCGCAGCTATTTCGGCTGGCACCTTGGCGCCGCGAGGCACGAACAGGTGGCGTTGTTTCAATTCCTTCAACCGCGGGCAAAGATCAAAGCCCAACAACCGGGCCAGTGCCATCGCAAAATCGGTGTAGCCGTGGGTGTCCACCGCCAGTTGGCTGGTTTCAAGGCGTTCCTGACGTATGACGCCTTCAATGGCCACGCCAGCTTGGCGCTCATTGAGCACGAAGGGCTGTGCGTGAAAGATTCCCCAGCGGTCGCGTACATGGGAGTAGATGCCAATGGAGGGCGTGTTGCGCCGGGGATCAAGCCGGGCCTGCCATACCCGCTTGGTTGTCTCCATGCTCATCATGTCAGAAGACGCCAGGTCTGAACGGCCCAAGTGGTGGCGATCGGGTGGCGTTGCATAAACTCCAGCACCGCCTGGCAAGCCTGACTCAGACGGCGTTCGTCCCGTGCCCAGCGCATGGCCTGGCGGATGCTGGTGGCAGACAACTGCGGAATCATGCGCGCGCATTCGATGGCTGTCAGACTGGTGCCGTGGGCCATGATGCCGGCATAGACCATCAGCAGTTCCGCTGTTGACCGTGGTTCACGGCCGAGCATGATCCAGCTGAAGCGCACCTGGGCGTCAACGGCCAGAATCACTTCAGGCAATTGCACTTCGCCGATGCGGTGATCCAAAGCCGCCCGTAGCTTGGTGACTTCGGGGTCTTCGTCTTCGGCGGGTAAAACTGAGAGGTGGAGTTCATCGTCGACGCGCAGTACGCCACTGCGTGCCGCCGCAGCCACAGCATCGACACCTGCAGTTACCTTGGCCAACAATGGCTTCAGAAAGGTGGCCGCCTTGCCGGGCAGCGACAGACGGGCATAGTGCTTCTTGGACTCGTCCTTCCAACGTTCGTCCGTGAAGAACAGGCGTGCACGGCCCCTAAAACTCAAGCTGTGCTCGATCCAGACCGATCCATTGCGCACCGCGCGGCGCAGGGCAAACAAGGTGGCAACCTCCAATGCCCGAAACGCCCGTTCCCGGTCTGGGCTGGATATGGCGGCTTGCCAGACCTTCCCCAGGCCTGGCGCGACAACGCCATCCGGCAACTTTCTGATGTTACTGGCGTAATAGGCGCTCAATTTCGTCAGGGCGTCGATGGTGGGATGCTCTCCGGTGGCTTGCCATGGAAGCTTTGCAATTGCCACAAGCAGTGAGCGT from Diaphorobacter sp. HDW4A includes:
- a CDS encoding Tn3 family transposase codes for the protein MPRRSILSATERESLLALPDAKDELIRHYTFNETDLSVIRQRRGAANRLGFAVQLCYLRFPGIFLGVDEPPFPPLLRMVAAQLKVPVESWNDYGQREQTRREHLVELQTVFGFKPFTMSHYRQAVHTLTELALQTDKGIVLASTLVENLRRQSIILPAMNAIERASAEAITRANRSIHAALADSLIPVHRQRLDELLKRKDGSKMTWLAWLRQSPAKPNSRHMLEHIERLKAWQALDLPAGIERQVHQNRLLKIAREGGQMTPADLAKFESQRRYATLVALAIEGMATVTDEIIDLHDRIIGKLFNAAKNKHQQQFQASGKAINDKVRMYGRIGQALIEAKQSGGDPFAAIEAVMPWDTFAASVTEAQTLARPADFDFLHHIGESYATLRRYAPQFLDVLKLRAAPTAKGVLDAIDVLRGMNSDSARKVPADAPTAFIKPRWAKLVLTDEGIDRRYYELCALSELKNALRSGDVWVQGSRQFKDFDEYLVPIEKFATLKLASELPLAVATDCDQYLHDRLELLEAQLATVNRMAATNDLPDAIITTASGLKITPLDAAVPDAAQALIDQSAMLLPHLKITELLMEVDEWTGFTRHFTHLKTGDTAKDKTLLMTTILADGINLGLTKMAESCPGTTYAKLSWLQAWHVRDETYSTALAELVNAQFRQPFAGNWGDGTTSSSDGQNFRTGSKAESTGHINPKYGSSPGRTFYTHISDQYAPFSAKVVNVGLRDSTYVLDGLLYHESDLRIEEHYTDTAGFTDHVFGLMHFLGFRFAPRIRDLGDTKLFIPKGDTAYDALKPMISSDRLNIKAIRAHWDEILRLATSIKQGTVTASLMLRKLGSYPRQNGLAVALRELGRIERTLFILDWLQSVELRRRVHAGLNKGEARNALARAVFFYRLGEIRDRSFEQQRYRASGLNLVTAAIVLWNTVYLERATSALRAHGKALDDTLLQYLSPLGWEHINLTGDYLWRSSAKVGAGKFRPLRPLPPS